One part of the Cherax quadricarinatus isolate ZL_2023a chromosome 13, ASM3850222v1, whole genome shotgun sequence genome encodes these proteins:
- the LOC128688647 gene encoding uncharacterized protein, with translation MNTKIFVIISLAVVSTAGMLYADSCTPDCTGKNDGEKVPDPKNCTNYYFCKDEIPSDHALPCDAGMIFDNGDCAPGPACTPICEVTVCPITCNGSYSMISDPFDCSKYYICTAGQVNGPLTCPDDKPYFNGENCVKDKEVCCAVSCTPYCGPGIVEAPDPVDCTKYYMCLEVGIPNEDYHFPCSSGEVFDFQTGRCSSDASCITLCTGSTSNVKSTTTTTTTKTTTTTTSFDCANSLICTGEGFFPQCHFSCQPGYFECTGAGAQGIYHECTGDLVFNTDPLYAYCVLPGNCPFHPSK, from the coding sequence GTGGTGAGCACCGCCGGGATGCTCTATGCAGACTCCTGTACACCAGACTGTACTGGGAAAAATGATGGTGAGAAGGTCCCAGACCCCAAGAACTGCACCAACTATTACTTTTGCAAGGATGAGATACCATCAGACCACGCTCTACCCTGCGATGCTGGCATGATCTTTGATAATGGTGATTGTGCCCCGGGACCTGCTTGTACGCCTATATGTGAGGTAACAGTCTGCCCCATCACCTGTAACGGCTCTTACAGCATGATTAGTGACCCATTTGACTGTTCTAAATACTACATTTGCACCGCTGGTCAGGTGAATGGACCCCTCACCTGTCCTGATGACAAACCTTATTTTAACGGGGAGAACTGTGTCAAGGACAAAGAAGTCTGCTGTGCAGTTTCGTGCACTCCTTACTGCGGACCAGGGATCGTGGAGGCTCCCGACCCCGTGGACTGCACAAAGTACTACATGTGTCTTGAAGTGGGAATACCTAACGAGGATTATCACTTTCCGTGTTCATCTGGTGAAGTTTTCGATTTCCAAACTGGTCGATGTTCTTCAGACGCTTCGTgtattacattgtgtacaggtagTACCAGTAATGTGAAgtctacaacaactacaactacaactaaaactacaactactacaacatctTTTGACTGCGCCAACTCGCTAATCTGTACTGGCGAAGGTTttttccctcagtgtcacttctcATGTCAACCAGGTTATTTTGAATGTACGGGAGCGGGAGCACAAGGGATCTACCACGAGTGTACAGGAGACCTGGTGTTTAATACTGATCCGCTATACGCTTACTGCGTTCTTCCTGGTAACTGTCCTTTTCACCCATCCAAATGA
- the LOC128688648 gene encoding uncharacterized protein yields MLKLIFLISLAVVSTAGMLYADSCTPDCTGKNDLDKVADPLNCTNYYICLSGIPSDHALPCDAGMIFNAEDGNCATGPDCTPSCEVTVCPITCNGTYSFISDPFDCSTYYICLPSDIPAVTCPSDRPYFNGETCVKDKGVCCQVSCTPYCGPGIVEAPDPFDCRKYYMCTEEGVPNEAFHFQCDSGESFDYQTGRCAPGATCKNLCD; encoded by the exons ATGCTCAAGCTCATTTTTCTTATTTCTTTAGCG GTGGTGAGCACCGCCGGGATGCTCTATGCAGACTCCTGTACACCGGATTGTACTGGGAAAAATGATCTTGACAAGGTCGCAGATCCCTTAAACTGTACCAACTATTACATTTGCTTGAGTGGCATACCATCAGACCACGCTCTACCCTGCGACGCTGGCATGATCTTTAATGCTGAGGATGGTAACTGTGCCACGGGACCTGATTGTACACCTTCCTGTGAGGTAACAGTCTGCCCCATCACCTGCAACGGCACCTACAGTTTCATTAGTGATCCATTCGACTGCAGTACTTATTATATTTGTCTCCCTAGCGATATTCCAGCCGTCACCTGTCCCTCTGATAGACCTTATTTTAACGGAGAGACCTGCGTCAAGGACAAAGGAGTATGTTGCCAAGTTTCGTGTACTCCATACTGTGGTCCGGGGATCGTGGAGGCCCCCGACCCCTTTGATTGCAGAAAGTACTACATGTGCACTGAAGAAGGAGTACCCAATGAAGCATTCCACTTCCAGTGTGATTCTGGAGAAAGCTTCGATTACCAAACTGGCCGATGTGCGCCAGGTGCTACCTGCAAGAACTTGTGCGACTAA
- the LOC128688649 gene encoding uncharacterized protein, with product MLKLIFLISLAVVSTAGMLYADSCTPDCTGKNAGDKVADPLSCSNYYICLWDDTPSDHPFPCDAGMIFGPDGNCVSGTDCTPSCEVSVCPITCNSTYSMISDPFDCSTYYICLPSDIPALTCPSDTPYFNGETCVKDIGVCCQVSCTPYCGPGIVEAPDPLDCSRYYLCLEEGVPNPGYHYQCNSGENFSLQAGRCVAGAPCKTLCN from the exons ATGCTCAAGCTCATTTTTCTTATTTCTTTAGCG GTGGTGAGCACCGCCGGGATGCTCTATGCAGACTCCTGTACACCAGACTGTACTGGGAAAAATGCTGGTGACAAGGTAGCAGATCCCTTAAGCTGCTCGAACTATTACATCTGTTTATGGGATGATACGCCATCAGACCATCCTTTCCCCTGCGACGCTGGCATGATCTTTGGTCCTGATGGTAACTGTGTCTCGGGAACTGATTGTACACCTTCATGTGAGGTATCAGTCTGCCCCATCACCTGCAACAGCACCTACAGTATGATCAGTGATCCATTCGACTGCAGTACTTACTATATTTGTCTCCCTAGCGATATTCCAGCCCTCACCTGTCCCTCTGATACCCCTTATTTTAACGGAGAGACCTGCGTCAAGGACATAGGAGTATGTTGCCAAGTTTCGTGTACTCCGTACTGCGGTCCGGGGATCGTGGAGGCCCCCGACCCCTTGGATTGTAGCAGGTACTACCTCTGCCTTGAAGAAGGAGTACCCAACCCAGGCTACCACTACCAGTGTAATTCTGGAGAAAACTTCAGTCTCCAAGCTGGCCGTTGTGTAGCAGGTGCTCCCTGTAAGACTTTGTGCAACTAA